The following proteins come from a genomic window of Paramicrobacterium humi:
- a CDS encoding bifunctional glycosyltransferase/CDP-glycerol:glycerophosphate glycerophosphotransferase has translation MISPVYNVGNYLSDFFSGLEAQTCGMEELEIILVDDGSTDDSLALCTEFASRHENVRVLTKANGGQASARNLGIEHASAPWITFPDPDDALSPNYFESVAAFMQLEGNRNTRLFGAHILKWFEDRDVVADDHPTGFRFREGSTTVDLYGEPKFIHGNACLSFFRRDIVEQFGLRFHTGLKTRFEDGHFMSQYLLRCDRPTIGLIDEAQYFYRQRSDGSSTVQQARVDVRTYDSLPLLGYTSVLRLAIELKGEIPRWLQTLVLYDFIWLFKSDVHSKIPSRTVPKPALEKFHERIAEIVEMFEPEVILGFDMMTVPAWLLEAAAFGYSDEQYVSSAHVGNIDKRRKLVEIRYRYTGALPSEALYVRGEVVEPHFSKVKDLDVLGRTLLKERSLWVSSRGVVRLEVNGRMRKIEPKERTPHQFKLTTGDIRRFDREQREKAVPSLYRRNDTRAVDQLSQGAKRAARSLRGMLTKEGVFDVLLSTSMRMLWNRRRFGAAWAIMDREFEANDSAEQLYRWIDANRPEIKRWFVLSKKSPDWRRLKNDGFALVDYGSFKWKLLLLLSAHLISSHADVYVTNPLPAGRFGKPQWRFSFLQHGVIKGDLSTWLNRKSIDFMVTSTEDEYRYIVGESPYSLGTAQVRLTGLPRYDALLEKSAAVPASEVNQIVIAPTWRQYLVGKFSSGSTRERNTDFTESDYLKYWQAVVTSDALHEVAKENNLEIVFMPHPNVQPYLDEFRLPSWVKVQHYAGADIQVVISKTALLITDYSSIAFNAAYLHRPVVYFQFDAERYRSEHTEGDAYFEYDQHGFGPVVKNVSDALNATRKLLTDDDFASEYIERARNTFPVRDGRNSERVFNAIEQLDRPLSCEEAAVAAPLDTWQTVAER, from the coding sequence GTGATCTCACCCGTCTACAACGTCGGGAATTACCTGAGCGACTTCTTTTCGGGCCTCGAGGCGCAGACCTGCGGCATGGAAGAACTCGAGATCATTCTCGTGGACGACGGGTCGACTGACGACTCACTCGCGCTTTGCACCGAGTTCGCTTCACGACACGAGAACGTACGAGTCCTAACGAAGGCCAACGGCGGCCAGGCCTCCGCGCGAAACCTCGGCATCGAGCATGCCTCCGCGCCGTGGATTACTTTTCCGGATCCTGACGATGCGCTTAGCCCGAACTACTTCGAATCGGTGGCAGCGTTCATGCAGCTGGAGGGGAACCGTAACACCCGGTTGTTTGGTGCTCACATCCTCAAGTGGTTCGAAGACCGAGACGTGGTTGCCGACGACCACCCGACGGGATTCCGGTTCCGGGAAGGCAGCACGACAGTCGATTTGTACGGCGAACCGAAATTCATCCACGGGAACGCGTGCCTCAGTTTCTTTAGACGCGACATCGTCGAGCAGTTTGGGCTGCGCTTTCATACGGGCCTGAAGACGCGGTTCGAAGACGGCCATTTCATGTCGCAATATCTGCTCCGCTGCGATCGTCCGACAATCGGCCTGATTGACGAAGCTCAGTATTTCTACCGGCAACGCTCTGACGGCTCTTCGACAGTGCAACAAGCACGCGTCGACGTTCGCACCTACGATTCGCTCCCGCTCCTTGGTTATACGAGCGTCCTACGGCTGGCTATCGAGCTCAAGGGAGAGATTCCCCGCTGGCTGCAGACTCTTGTGCTGTACGACTTCATCTGGCTCTTCAAGAGCGATGTTCACTCGAAGATCCCTAGTCGCACCGTGCCAAAGCCTGCTCTCGAAAAATTCCACGAACGTATCGCCGAGATCGTCGAGATGTTCGAGCCTGAAGTAATACTCGGTTTCGACATGATGACAGTCCCGGCTTGGCTGCTCGAGGCTGCTGCGTTCGGCTACTCGGACGAGCAATATGTCAGCTCGGCCCACGTCGGAAACATCGACAAGCGCCGCAAGCTGGTCGAGATTCGTTATCGATACACGGGGGCGTTGCCGTCGGAAGCCCTCTATGTAAGAGGCGAAGTCGTCGAACCTCATTTCTCGAAGGTGAAGGACCTCGATGTCCTTGGCCGAACCCTTCTCAAGGAACGTAGCCTGTGGGTATCTAGTCGCGGAGTCGTCAGGCTCGAAGTCAATGGCCGCATGCGCAAGATCGAACCGAAGGAACGTACGCCTCACCAGTTCAAGCTAACGACCGGAGACATCCGTCGTTTTGACCGTGAGCAACGCGAGAAGGCCGTTCCTTCGCTCTATAGGCGGAACGACACGAGAGCCGTGGACCAGCTCTCTCAAGGCGCAAAGCGCGCAGCGCGTTCCTTGCGCGGCATGCTCACAAAAGAGGGCGTATTCGACGTGCTCCTGTCGACGTCGATGCGCATGCTCTGGAACCGGAGACGCTTCGGCGCCGCATGGGCGATCATGGATCGCGAATTCGAGGCGAACGACAGCGCCGAGCAGCTATATCGCTGGATCGACGCGAACCGCCCCGAGATCAAGCGATGGTTCGTTCTGAGCAAGAAATCGCCAGATTGGAGACGCCTCAAGAACGATGGCTTTGCGCTCGTCGACTACGGTTCCTTCAAATGGAAGCTTCTCCTTCTCCTGTCCGCACACCTCATCTCGAGCCACGCCGACGTCTACGTCACGAATCCCCTGCCAGCGGGCCGCTTCGGAAAGCCCCAGTGGCGATTCTCCTTTTTGCAGCACGGCGTGATCAAGGGAGACCTCTCAACCTGGCTAAACCGCAAGAGCATAGACTTCATGGTCACCTCAACAGAGGACGAGTACCGCTACATCGTCGGAGAGTCCCCCTACAGTCTTGGGACGGCGCAAGTACGGCTGACGGGTCTGCCGCGTTACGACGCTCTTCTCGAGAAGAGCGCCGCTGTTCCAGCATCCGAGGTGAATCAGATCGTGATCGCGCCGACGTGGCGGCAGTACCTGGTCGGAAAGTTCTCAAGCGGCTCAACTCGTGAGCGCAACACGGACTTCACGGAAAGCGACTACCTCAAGTACTGGCAGGCTGTCGTCACGTCGGACGCTCTGCATGAGGTCGCGAAGGAGAATAACCTCGAGATCGTCTTCATGCCCCACCCTAATGTGCAGCCGTACCTCGACGAGTTCCGACTTCCGAGCTGGGTCAAAGTGCAGCACTACGCGGGCGCCGACATCCAAGTTGTGATCAGCAAGACCGCTCTGCTCATCACGGATTACTCGTCAATCGCGTTCAACGCCGCATACCTGCACCGACCCGTCGTCTACTTCCAGTTCGATGCCGAGCGTTACCGCTCAGAGCACACCGAGGGTGACGCTTACTTCGAGTACGACCAGCATGGATTCGGTCCTGTCGTGAAGAACGTGTCAGACGCCCTCAACGCAACCCGGAAGCTGCTGACAGATGACGACTTCGCTTCTGAGTACATCGAGCGGGCACGCAATACCTTCCCCGTGCGGGACGGGAGGAATTCAGAACGCGTGTTCAATGCAATCGAGCAGTTGGATCGGCCCCTCTCGTGCGAAGAGGCAGCAGTCGCGGCCCCCCTCGACACATGGCAAACTGTCGCAGAGCGATGA
- a CDS encoding nucleotide sugar dehydrogenase, which produces MRIAVVALGKIGLPLAVQFADAGHDVVGVDVNRSVVDLVNAGREPFPGEAHLAEKLTALVPAGKLKATTDYADAIPGADAVVLVVPLFVNDETWEPDFGWMDAATKSLAEHLTPGTLVSYETTLPVGTTRNRWKPMLEQGSGLLEGVDFHLVFSPERVLTGRVFADLRRYPKLVGALSPEGAQRATDFYDAVLSFDERDDLSRPNGVWDLGSAEAAEMAKLAETTYRDVNIGLANQFAAYAERIGIDVYQVIEACNSQPYSHIHRPGIAVGGHCIPVYPRLYLSTDPDADIVRTARLFNASMPERVVDRAAELLGDLSGLSAVVLGASYRGGVKETAFSGVFATVDALRDRGATVAVHDPMYSDEELAGFGWSAYHLGEPADLAIVQADHAEYKDLSAGDLPGIRLLVDGRNTTEASQWTGTPRIVIGTATE; this is translated from the coding sequence ATGCGCATTGCTGTTGTAGCCCTCGGCAAGATCGGCTTGCCGCTTGCCGTCCAGTTCGCCGACGCCGGTCACGACGTCGTCGGCGTGGACGTGAACCGAAGCGTCGTCGACCTTGTCAACGCCGGCCGCGAGCCATTCCCCGGCGAGGCGCACCTCGCCGAGAAACTCACTGCACTCGTGCCCGCGGGCAAGCTCAAAGCCACCACAGATTACGCAGATGCCATACCGGGCGCGGACGCGGTTGTCCTGGTCGTTCCCCTGTTCGTCAACGACGAGACGTGGGAACCTGATTTTGGTTGGATGGATGCCGCAACGAAGTCGCTCGCAGAGCATCTCACGCCCGGCACTCTCGTCTCCTACGAGACCACCCTCCCCGTCGGGACGACGCGAAACCGATGGAAGCCGATGCTCGAGCAGGGCTCCGGTCTACTCGAGGGAGTGGACTTTCACCTCGTCTTCTCGCCCGAGCGCGTCCTGACCGGTCGCGTCTTCGCTGATCTGCGTCGTTACCCCAAGCTTGTCGGTGCGCTGTCTCCAGAAGGCGCACAGAGGGCGACTGATTTCTACGACGCCGTTCTTTCCTTCGACGAACGCGATGACTTGTCCCGTCCCAATGGTGTCTGGGATCTCGGCTCCGCTGAAGCGGCAGAGATGGCGAAACTCGCCGAGACGACGTATCGCGACGTCAACATCGGCTTGGCGAACCAGTTCGCCGCGTATGCGGAGCGAATCGGCATCGACGTCTACCAGGTGATCGAGGCGTGCAACTCTCAGCCCTACAGCCACATTCACAGACCAGGAATCGCTGTCGGCGGACACTGCATCCCCGTGTACCCGCGCCTCTACCTTTCGACTGATCCGGATGCCGACATCGTACGTACGGCGCGACTTTTCAACGCGTCGATGCCTGAACGGGTCGTCGATCGCGCCGCGGAGCTATTGGGTGACCTCTCGGGCCTGTCCGCGGTTGTGCTCGGCGCGTCTTATCGCGGGGGCGTCAAGGAGACAGCCTTCTCTGGAGTATTCGCAACGGTGGACGCGCTCCGCGATCGAGGGGCAACCGTCGCCGTGCACGATCCCATGTACTCCGACGAGGAACTTGCCGGTTTCGGCTGGTCGGCATACCACCTGGGGGAGCCTGCGGATCTGGCGATCGTGCAGGCCGATCACGCGGAGTACAAGGACCTGTCGGCGGGCGATCTGCCAGGGATTCGCCTTCTCGTCGATGGACGCAACACGACAGAAGCGTCTCAGTGGACAGGAACGCCCCGAATCGTCATCGGGACGGCCACTGAGTAA
- a CDS encoding DUF6752 domain-containing protein: MRLKNVIRRAAWATAPQSMMVSEELQALRNEVLELRSEIERLTKEVDEARRDSLRIAELTDLVVTRLSE, translated from the coding sequence ATGAGGCTCAAGAACGTCATTAGACGCGCTGCATGGGCGACCGCTCCCCAGAGCATGATGGTGAGCGAAGAGCTTCAGGCTCTCCGAAACGAGGTCCTGGAGCTCCGCAGCGAGATTGAGAGACTAACAAAGGAAGTCGATGAGGCCCGCCGAGACAGCCTTCGCATCGCTGAACTGACTGATCTCGTGGTGACGAGGCTCTCTGAGTGA
- the glf gene encoding UDP-galactopyranose mutase, whose amino-acid sequence MNYDLLVVGSGFFGLTIAERAAESGQKVLVIERRHHIGGNAYSSDEPETGIEVHQYGAHLFHTSNKTVWEYVNRFTDFTNYVHKVYTTHNGVVYPMPVNLGTINQFFQAAYSPAEARALIAEQAGEFDSKTAANFVEKGISLVGRPLYEAFFRDYTAKQWQTDPEKLSADIISRLPVRYTYDNRYFNDTWEGLPVDGYTAWLERMADHPNIEVRLNTDFFDADQPFNKKATVGQLPIVYTGPVDRYFDFEAGELSWRTLDFEQEVLPIGDFQGTSVMNYPDTDVPYTRIHEFRHFHPERDYPSDKTVIMREFSRFATRDDEPYYPVNTAQDREGLLQYRELEKGEPNVFFGGRLGTYQYLDMHMAIGSALSMWNNKLASL is encoded by the coding sequence GTGAATTATGACCTGCTCGTCGTTGGATCCGGCTTCTTCGGTCTGACGATCGCTGAGAGGGCTGCCGAAAGTGGGCAGAAGGTTCTCGTCATTGAGCGGCGACACCACATCGGTGGGAACGCGTACAGTTCTGACGAACCCGAGACTGGGATTGAGGTACATCAGTACGGTGCTCACCTCTTCCACACTTCGAACAAGACCGTGTGGGAGTACGTCAATCGCTTCACCGACTTCACCAACTACGTTCACAAGGTCTACACGACGCACAACGGCGTCGTGTATCCGATGCCCGTGAACCTCGGGACGATCAACCAGTTCTTCCAAGCTGCCTACTCGCCTGCTGAGGCCCGCGCCCTGATCGCGGAGCAGGCAGGCGAATTCGATTCGAAGACAGCCGCCAATTTTGTGGAAAAGGGCATCTCGCTTGTCGGACGGCCGCTCTACGAAGCGTTCTTCCGCGACTACACCGCCAAGCAGTGGCAGACCGACCCTGAGAAGCTGTCGGCCGACATCATCAGTCGTCTCCCGGTTCGCTACACCTACGACAACCGATACTTCAACGACACCTGGGAAGGCCTGCCCGTCGACGGCTACACGGCGTGGCTTGAGCGGATGGCTGATCACCCCAACATCGAGGTGCGCTTGAACACCGACTTCTTCGACGCGGATCAGCCGTTCAATAAGAAGGCAACCGTCGGGCAGCTTCCGATCGTATATACCGGTCCCGTCGATCGATACTTCGACTTCGAAGCCGGCGAGCTCTCATGGCGAACACTCGATTTCGAGCAGGAAGTCCTCCCGATCGGTGACTTCCAGGGAACGTCAGTGATGAACTATCCCGACACGGACGTGCCATACACTCGCATACACGAATTCCGTCATTTCCACCCTGAGCGCGATTACCCCTCAGACAAGACGGTGATCATGCGCGAGTTCTCCCGCTTTGCAACGCGCGATGATGAGCCGTATTACCCCGTGAACACCGCTCAAGATCGCGAGGGGCTTCTGCAGTATCGCGAGCTCGAGAAGGGTGAGCCGAATGTCTTCTTCGGTGGTCGGCTCGGCACGTATCAGTATCTCGACATGCACATGGCGATCGGTTCCGCACTCTCCATGTGGAACAACAAGCTTGCGTCCCTATAG
- a CDS encoding cell wall-binding repeat-containing protein, with protein sequence MITQVYLAQPADAATQKVDRLQGSDRYATAVAVSKAGYANGAEVAYLASGENYADALSAAPAAALAGGPLLLTRTKSLPASTAAELKRLKPKSVVIVGADGAVSGTVWNAVKKIVPNMKRVGGKDRFETSRLIVESMGATSGAAFIATGWDYPDALAASAAAGARKGFVVLVPGKDKKEPTAVRNLLTKRAVTDIVIAGGTSVVSSGIEASLKGIATVTRAGGGDRYGTAVAVNKASFDAAATRAFVATGSGYADALTGAALAGTLGAPLYTSRSSCIPDAAFADFASRLNVNQVTLLGGTGVLNNSVAQLKTCGSANDAATKKASEEALLKKLNALLPSLKGVHNVTVRELGGLKRTVSVRGGNRDEPASSIKIFALYGALKRIEQGKLYYSTKLPSGYTLAQCMRAMIHVSDNYCHTDLLQLMGNNNLNAQFASEGYTGTHYAGTWKGTYYSYKTSTTNDMTALLQRLYNGMLLNKSNSTYMISLLKEQIYRMSLPSGLPPGVVQASKPGELWISSGMVQTSAAIVYAPKGAYTLAIMGHNGSTDPSLAAISKLVYEHFNGAFSKTASFAVQQMVTAHSAKLRSSAGGSAIATIPAGAYAEVEAGVRLWYHVKVNGKTGYMSSADLKNRY encoded by the coding sequence ATGATCACCCAGGTTTACCTCGCGCAACCTGCTGATGCTGCAACGCAGAAAGTTGACAGGCTGCAAGGTAGCGACCGGTATGCGACTGCGGTGGCGGTCTCGAAGGCTGGCTATGCCAACGGAGCCGAAGTCGCGTACCTGGCATCAGGCGAGAACTACGCCGATGCTCTTTCTGCAGCACCGGCCGCGGCCCTCGCCGGCGGCCCGCTCCTGCTCACTCGGACAAAGTCGCTGCCGGCCTCGACCGCAGCCGAGCTCAAGCGGCTGAAGCCGAAGTCCGTTGTCATCGTCGGCGCGGATGGTGCGGTGTCCGGAACCGTATGGAACGCGGTCAAGAAGATCGTTCCCAATATGAAGCGCGTCGGCGGCAAGGACCGTTTTGAAACGTCGCGTCTGATCGTCGAGTCCATGGGCGCAACATCGGGCGCCGCCTTCATCGCGACGGGCTGGGACTATCCTGACGCACTTGCAGCGTCGGCCGCTGCCGGTGCTCGCAAGGGCTTTGTTGTTCTTGTGCCGGGCAAGGACAAGAAAGAACCGACCGCAGTCCGAAACCTTCTCACAAAGCGTGCGGTGACTGACATTGTCATCGCGGGTGGAACATCCGTCGTTTCATCGGGAATTGAAGCGTCGCTCAAGGGAATCGCCACCGTCACGCGAGCAGGCGGCGGTGATCGCTACGGTACCGCCGTCGCGGTAAACAAGGCGTCCTTCGACGCTGCCGCCACTCGCGCGTTTGTCGCAACAGGCTCCGGCTATGCTGACGCTCTCACAGGGGCTGCCCTCGCTGGGACACTCGGCGCTCCGCTGTATACCTCCCGATCGAGCTGCATACCAGATGCGGCATTCGCCGACTTCGCCTCGCGGCTCAACGTAAACCAAGTGACGCTGCTCGGAGGAACGGGCGTCCTCAACAATTCCGTTGCTCAGCTCAAGACCTGCGGCAGCGCGAACGACGCCGCGACAAAGAAGGCATCAGAAGAAGCACTGCTGAAAAAGCTCAATGCACTTCTCCCTTCGCTCAAGGGCGTTCACAACGTGACAGTTCGTGAACTCGGGGGGCTCAAGCGCACTGTATCCGTCAGAGGCGGGAACCGGGATGAGCCGGCCAGCAGCATCAAGATCTTCGCGCTTTACGGTGCGCTCAAACGCATTGAACAAGGAAAGCTCTACTACTCCACGAAATTGCCCTCGGGCTACACGCTCGCTCAGTGCATGCGCGCCATGATCCACGTCTCCGACAACTATTGCCACACGGACCTGCTCCAATTGATGGGGAACAACAATCTGAACGCGCAGTTCGCGAGCGAAGGCTACACCGGCACACACTACGCGGGCACTTGGAAGGGCACCTACTACTCGTACAAGACGAGCACGACAAATGACATGACGGCGTTGCTCCAGAGACTTTACAACGGCATGCTCCTCAACAAGAGCAACAGCACTTACATGATCAGCTTGCTCAAGGAGCAGATCTACCGGATGAGCCTCCCAAGCGGTTTGCCCCCAGGCGTGGTTCAAGCATCGAAGCCCGGCGAACTGTGGATTTCCTCGGGAATGGTTCAAACGAGCGCGGCCATCGTCTACGCCCCTAAGGGCGCGTACACCCTTGCCATCATGGGGCACAACGGTTCCACGGATCCGAGCCTCGCTGCGATCTCAAAGCTCGTCTACGAGCACTTCAACGGTGCTTTCTCCAAGACGGCATCGTTTGCTGTTCAGCAGATGGTGACCGCGCACAGCGCGAAACTCCGATCGAGCGCGGGAGGCTCGGCAATCGCGACGATTCCCGCCGGTGCTTATGCGGAGGTCGAGGCGGGCGTGCGGCTCTGGTACCACGTGAAGGTGAACGGCAAGACCGGCTACATGTCGAGCGCCGACCTCAAAAACAGGTACTGA
- a CDS encoding class I SAM-dependent methyltransferase produces the protein MNKVLLTRRGVVLLPGIAANSLSVSIDGRRIWTFSPTAARRLGVVVPWPAELLRAMEGRSQFEVWDDHGTRLGSRTLSFGTSTGPIMLKDADGRMLTVNKWGRLTQDFEDQSEETRERLIARTAEVLEQLRDLGFDAFIVGGTLLGAIRNGDLLAHDDDADTAYVSKFSHPSDVALESFRLQRDFEDRGYWIVRHSVSHFQVMFKTDSGLIDHFVDVFTAVFKEGRFYEPIHVDTDAVVPADILPTRPLPLGNMELQAPADPEKWLAACYGPNWRTPDPTFTFETPRDTVRRFHSWFGGMSTHRLYWDAHYQRTADASSPSEGAKRFAQLLTPGSHVVEFGCGTGADARYLASLGHTVLAVDFSWVAIERAREAVEADDLNVEFRVANLYDRRQMLSLAIELRSLTPSHVFMNHSIEGMTNSARLNAALFCREVLRDDAFAYLVSYGTPGRDFDYSRPETWHVAPRDILKTAHDFGLSARIVRSEVATERGDRRLLTDAVIKRNQKGHE, from the coding sequence GTGAATAAAGTTCTGCTCACTCGGCGCGGAGTCGTTCTGCTCCCAGGCATCGCCGCAAATTCGCTCAGCGTCTCGATCGACGGCCGACGAATCTGGACGTTCTCGCCGACCGCTGCCCGGCGACTCGGTGTCGTCGTCCCATGGCCAGCGGAGCTTCTGAGAGCAATGGAAGGCCGCAGCCAATTCGAGGTATGGGACGACCACGGAACGCGACTTGGCTCGCGCACTCTCTCATTCGGCACCTCGACCGGCCCGATCATGCTGAAGGATGCCGACGGGCGAATGCTCACCGTGAACAAGTGGGGACGGCTCACCCAAGACTTTGAAGATCAATCAGAGGAGACTCGGGAACGGCTGATCGCTCGCACGGCTGAGGTTCTCGAACAACTACGCGATCTGGGGTTCGACGCCTTTATCGTGGGCGGCACATTGCTGGGAGCTATACGCAACGGTGACCTTCTCGCGCACGATGATGACGCAGACACCGCGTACGTAAGCAAATTCAGCCATCCTTCGGATGTCGCGCTTGAGAGCTTCAGACTTCAGCGTGACTTCGAAGATCGGGGCTACTGGATCGTGCGGCACAGCGTCTCTCACTTCCAAGTGATGTTCAAGACGGACTCAGGGCTCATCGACCATTTCGTCGACGTTTTCACCGCCGTGTTCAAAGAAGGCCGCTTCTATGAGCCAATTCACGTCGACACAGATGCTGTAGTCCCGGCTGACATCCTGCCCACCCGCCCCTTGCCGCTAGGGAATATGGAACTGCAGGCTCCCGCCGATCCGGAGAAGTGGCTGGCGGCTTGCTACGGACCGAACTGGAGGACTCCGGACCCGACATTCACATTCGAGACTCCGCGTGACACGGTTCGTCGCTTTCACTCCTGGTTCGGCGGAATGAGCACGCATCGGCTGTATTGGGACGCTCACTACCAGCGCACCGCTGACGCGTCGTCACCTTCCGAAGGCGCCAAACGGTTTGCACAGCTCCTCACGCCAGGCTCGCACGTCGTCGAGTTCGGTTGCGGGACGGGCGCGGACGCCAGGTACCTTGCGTCTCTTGGGCACACCGTCCTCGCGGTGGATTTCTCGTGGGTCGCCATCGAACGAGCGCGAGAAGCCGTTGAGGCTGACGACCTTAATGTCGAGTTCAGGGTTGCCAACCTCTACGACAGAAGGCAGATGCTGTCTCTGGCCATTGAGCTTCGGTCATTGACGCCATCCCACGTATTCATGAACCACTCCATCGAGGGCATGACGAACTCGGCCCGTCTCAACGCGGCACTGTTTTGCCGTGAGGTGCTCCGGGACGATGCGTTCGCGTACCTGGTCTCCTACGGAACCCCGGGCCGCGACTTCGACTACTCGCGACCCGAGACGTGGCACGTCGCCCCACGAGACATACTCAAGACGGCTCATGACTTTGGATTGAGCGCTCGGATTGTTCGGAGCGAAGTCGCGACTGAGCGCGGCGACCGGCGCCTCCTCACGGACGCAGTCATCAAACGAAACCAGAAAGGCCACGAATGA
- a CDS encoding acyltransferase: protein MFASQNQVRADDGHPIFDVRSGERVNRARSVHIGDHVWLGFGAIVLAGAQIGSGSVVGAASIVTRRIPNNAVAVGSPAKVVRRHVAWERPHLGLVPPYCKADSSTVTKSRYWSMTVEEERPPRFRMAKAALRRMRTLRRR from the coding sequence ATGTTCGCGAGCCAGAATCAGGTTCGGGCCGATGACGGGCATCCGATATTCGACGTCCGCTCCGGCGAGCGAGTGAACCGCGCACGAAGCGTTCACATCGGGGATCACGTATGGCTTGGATTCGGCGCCATCGTCCTTGCCGGCGCTCAGATCGGCTCAGGCAGTGTCGTGGGAGCGGCAAGCATCGTGACACGCAGAATTCCGAACAACGCGGTCGCGGTGGGTTCGCCGGCAAAAGTTGTCAGAAGGCATGTCGCCTGGGAACGGCCCCATTTGGGCTTAGTGCCGCCCTATTGCAAGGCGGACTCGTCGACGGTGACGAAATCTCGCTACTGGTCAATGACGGTCGAAGAAGAGAGGCCGCCGCGCTTCCGAATGGCAAAGGCCGCCCTCCGCCGCATGCGCACGTTACGCCGTCGATGA
- the galE gene encoding UDP-glucose 4-epimerase GalE, with translation MTVLVTGGAGYIGSHIVRALQQRAEHVVVADNLQSGDAGRIGDATLVQIDLTGPASASALSEVLNAYDVTAVVHMAALKRADESVGSPLKYYRENISMLANVLRAMDGTAADKFVFSSSAAVYGNPPEDRVTELTPAMPINPYGSSKLAGEWLVRDVARASGIRAVSLRYFNVAGAGAHDLADPVPMNLVTRAIDALERGTVPQIFGDDYPTPDGTGVRDYVHVEDLANAHIAALVYLEHGQRYSVFNVGTGEGASVREVLRELRDVSGDDFEPQIAARRPGDPASVVADASMIREHFDWAPQHDLRSMIASAWAASQHPASLHPVSSKVESDTSAPNKESRPS, from the coding sequence GTGACGGTACTGGTAACGGGAGGCGCCGGCTATATCGGCAGCCACATTGTTCGGGCTTTGCAACAACGGGCTGAGCACGTGGTGGTCGCCGACAACCTGCAGAGCGGTGATGCCGGGCGAATTGGCGACGCAACGCTCGTGCAGATCGATCTCACCGGCCCAGCCAGCGCCTCGGCGCTGAGCGAGGTGCTCAATGCCTACGATGTGACGGCTGTAGTTCACATGGCAGCGTTGAAGCGCGCCGACGAATCTGTTGGGTCTCCGTTGAAGTACTACCGCGAGAACATTTCGATGCTCGCCAACGTGCTGCGCGCGATGGACGGCACGGCTGCCGATAAATTCGTCTTCTCATCGTCCGCCGCGGTCTATGGGAACCCGCCAGAGGATCGCGTGACCGAACTCACGCCCGCCATGCCGATCAATCCGTACGGTTCGTCGAAACTCGCGGGGGAGTGGCTGGTGCGCGATGTCGCACGAGCCAGCGGAATCCGAGCCGTCAGCCTCCGATATTTCAATGTCGCTGGCGCGGGTGCTCACGATCTCGCCGACCCCGTCCCGATGAACCTCGTCACCAGAGCGATCGACGCGCTTGAGCGGGGGACCGTGCCCCAGATTTTCGGTGACGACTACCCGACGCCCGACGGAACCGGGGTGAGGGACTACGTTCACGTCGAGGACCTTGCGAATGCTCACATCGCGGCACTCGTCTACCTGGAGCATGGTCAGCGGTACTCGGTGTTCAACGTCGGAACGGGGGAAGGTGCGAGCGTACGAGAGGTGCTTCGCGAGCTTCGTGACGTCAGTGGAGACGACTTCGAACCGCAGATCGCAGCCCGCCGCCCTGGGGATCCAGCATCCGTTGTCGCGGATGCTTCAATGATTCGCGAGCACTTCGACTGGGCTCCGCAGCACGATCTCCGCAGCATGATCGCGTCGGCATGGGCGGCGAGCCAGCATCCGGCATCCCTTCATCCTGTGTCGTCTAAAGTCGAAAGCGACACCAGCGCCCCGAACAAGGAGAGTCGACCCTCGTGA